TTGGCCTCTTCCTTTAGGGCTTGTAGTGTGACATCACTGATGGCAGGTTTGTCCAGCCACGCGAGTATTATGGCTGTGGAGGACATCAATGTCAATCCTGGAAAGGGAGAGAAGACACCATAATGAATTTCATATTTCAAACTTATTGACATGCTGAGCAAACTGTTttgttgtcattattattattgttattgaaatTTTGGGGGGTAGACCACTCATAGTGTTAGTAGGAAATGAGAAGAATCCAATAAAACCAATCATTTTTCCCATTCTCATTAAGAAAGTAAAGGCTTGCTTCAATAAGAATTTCAAACAGCATCAATTTTTAACAAGAAACACTGTTAGTGTTAGATTAAACCCCTAATTTGCTTATGTTGCAtgagaaaatacattttaagacAGTTCATGAACCAGGCCCCATGTGTTAACAAGTTGTATGGTCTTCCTAACACTAAGTCTTGTCCACTGGATAGAGTGATCcaacttttaaacaactgaTGCACACGTTGTTGTAGTGGTAAAATTTTGCTATATCTTTCCTCTATCATTCGTTATTGTttgcaaaaatatataaagcAAAAAATCATACTAACCATCATTGAAATAAGATTCATAGTTTTTAACTTTCTCATTTCTTGCTGATGCTGATGACAACTTGCTATCTTGACTGCCACTTGAGCTCAAGTTTATTTGTACTGAAAATAAAAAGTCACTGGTACTTGGCTGTAGTCAAAAGTAGCTATATATTACTTACTTAGTATTGTAGATGCTACGATCCATTGAGGATAATTCATCTTTTTCTCTGTTTGTCAAAATTCTGTCAATCTCGTCATAGCATGTAAGAGGCTCCAATCTAGATCTCTTGGTTGAAGTCCGGTGTGGCTCCATGAGAGCTTTTCCTGGAAAATATACAGCACAAAATCAGTAGCTATTACATCCTCAATACACAGACCTTTTTAGTTCAGTGTTGATATACACAAGCTCAAGTACTTTTTCTATATATTAACAACCACTTCTCTTTAGAGTACTTAAATAACAAGTTAGAATAATCTGGCACTAAACGGGACAATGGGCACTGGGTGCTTCATCAACACAAGACACATGgaaatatataataattttttctcTCAGAAATATTTACCGAAAAGGGTTTGGACTGCCACGAcaaacttgtttttctttcctattGTGGTTAGACCTAAACTGTTCATAGATTCATCCGTCTTAATTCTTTCCGATTGCAATGTAGTCCCGTCTATTTCCTCTCTTTCAAAGTTTGCAGCAACCTCTTCGTTAAACATGGATTTTGCCCATTCCTTGACTTCTTGAACATCCCAATCtaatgaataaaagaaaaagaacctgTCTTATTATACAAACAGTTCACGTTCGACgttaatgttagcttaaggCTTACATCGGTTTTGGCGGGAACTTAAGACTTACCTTTTGCATTGTCATTTGACTCCCGCTTTGGAACGAGCACACTTTTCGAACGCTTTAACGAAACAGGCAACACATCTGATTGCGTTTCAACGGGGCTCTCCTCGTCCACCGACAACGTATCTCCTGAAGAATCCAAATCACCACTCTCCTCGCTTCTACGACGTTCTGGTGGCATCTGCGACCGATACAACCTTCCCCGTTGAGAAGCCATGTTGAAATGAACACTCCTCGCAATCCCGCCACTTTTCTGTAGCCTGATTGCATGATCTGGATTGGGCGTTTATATAATGTGCATGTTGTGTCACTTGAATATGCCACCGCTGGCCGGCATGTATTAGAAGCTGGAAACATGGCGGAGAGAGACGGGAGTGAAACCGCAACAAAACGGCCATCGTCTCTCTGTTTTTGTTCTGCTAAAAAAACAGTACATGTTCACTGTACCTGCACTTCCTGCAATGGAAAACCTGTGAATTACCGGACTCAATTATCGCACTTAGAATTTGAGAGAAAGTTTGAAGCTGCCAATGCAGTCAATTTGCCAGGTAAGTTATCTATAAATAAAGTCTTAATATATCGTGCTTTGAAAAGTTTATTGCAAACCATCCAAAAGACcagtctttattattattattattattattattattattattattattattaatgttagTCCTTTGAATATTACACTTTACAAATGCTTGTCTCAGTTAAATATTACAACACTTTACAAAATCAATAatcaatagaaaacaaaagttacagGGGAAAGGgcgggaaaaaaacaaaatattttaaatgttacACTTTGCAAAATCAAAAAGTCAATAGAAAGACAAAAGTTAAATGGGAGACGAGATGGGGAGAGGGATGGgaacaaaaattataaataaataagcgTAACTTAATAAACAATTAACTGAGCTAGCTTAATctcatatttctttatttcgtcAAGCATATTTCTAAGCTTATAATGCTTAAGTGAATTCATCTGCATTATTTCTGTGCCtattgcaagttaaaaacgttatttttttaatgcgaGTAAGCTAGTGTATTTCTTTGGCTTCTTTTTGGTAGCTATAGATCCATCCATTGGAATATTTGCCACTGATGAAGAATTAGAAGATGAAGATGTGACTGACAGTTTCGAATATATTGAATCTCCTGATTCTCAAATCCATTCGGCTGTGTCTCCAAGTTGCTCTGCAAATGAAAATATCAGTGATGAATGCAATGATTTTGAGGAAAGCAATGTAACAGTTGCCAGCACTGAAGAACAGAACTTAAAGTATGCGATTGTGAAGAGCATTTTTGAAACCATTGAACTGAGCACAAAAACAGGTGCTTCTTTAGCCACAATTGTAGACCTGCTATGCTTTGCACGCCGTATGTATTGCAGAGGGAAAGGTATTGATGAAAACGATCACCCAATGAAATGTTCCTGGCCC
The sequence above is a segment of the Porites lutea chromosome 3, jaPorLute2.1, whole genome shotgun sequence genome. Coding sequences within it:
- the LOC140931947 gene encoding uncharacterized protein, which produces MASQRGRLYRSQMPPERRRSEESGDLDSSGDTLSVDEESPVETQSDVLPVSLKRSKSVLVPKRESNDNAKDWDVQEVKEWAKSMFNEEVAANFEREEIDGTTLQSERIKTDESMNSLGLTTIGKKNKFVVAVQTLFGKALMEPHRTSTKRSRLEPLTCYDEIDRILTNREKDELSSMDRSIYNTK